Proteins from one Elephas maximus indicus isolate mEleMax1 chromosome 12, mEleMax1 primary haplotype, whole genome shotgun sequence genomic window:
- the SOX8 gene encoding transcription factor SOX-8 yields MLDMSEARAQPPCSPSGTASSMSHVEDSDSDAPPSPAGSEGLGCAVGVSGGGRGNAGEAAAEERFPACIRDAVSQVLKGYDWSLVPMPVRGGGGGALKAKPHVKRPMNAFMVWAQAARRKLADQYPHLHNAELSKTLGKLWRLLSETEKRPFVEEAERLRVQHKKDHPDYKYQPRRRKSVKTGQGDLDSGAELGHHLGSGAMYKADVGLGDMHHHGDNTGQTHGPPTPPTTPKTDLHHPGGGGGKQELKLEGRRLVDSSRQNIDFSNVDISELSSEVISNMDTFDVHEFDQYLPLNGHSAITAEPGQVAAGSYGSASYSHAGAATRGVSSPWAHKGASSASASPTEAGPPRPHIKTEQLSPSHYSDQLHGNSPSHADYSSYSAQACITTASPSVSSGSIPGSQCDYTDLQASGYYGPYPGYPSSLYQYPYFHSSRRPYASPLLNGLSMPAAHSPTSNWEQPMYTTLTRP; encoded by the exons ATGCTGGACATGAGCGAAGCGCGCGCGCAGCCGCCCTGCAGCCCGTCGGGCACTGCCAGCTCCATGTCACACGTGGAGGACTCGGACTCGGATGCGCCGCCTTCGCCCGCCGGCTCCGAGGGTTTGGGCTGCGCGGTCGGCGTGAGCGGCGGCGGCCGGGGCAACGCGGGCGAGGCTGCGGCGGAGGAGCGCTTCCCGGCCTGCATCCGCGACGCCGTGTCGCAGGTGCTCAAAGGCTACGACTGGAGCCTGGTGCCCATGCCAgtgcgcggcggcggcggcggcgcgcttAAAGCCAAGCCACACGTGAAGCGCCCCATGAACGCCTTCATGGTATGGGCGCAGGCGGCGCGCCGCAAGCTGGCGGACCAGTACCCGCACTTGCACAACGCGGAGCTCAGCAAGACGCTGGGCAAGCTGTGGCG CCTGCTGAGTGAGACCGAGAAGCGCCCCTTTGTGGAGGAGGCTGAGCGGCTGCGGGTGCAGCACAAGAAGGACCACCCTGACTACAAGTACCAGCCACGCCGGAGAAAGAGCGTGAAGACCGGCCAGGGCGACTTGGACTCCGGTGCCGAGCTGGGCCACCACCTGGGCAGTGGTGCCATGTACAAGGCCGATGTGGGCCTTGGTGACATGCACCACCATGGCGACAACACAG GGCAGACCCATGGgccacccaccccccccaccacccccaaaaCAGACCTGCACCACCCAGGTGGGGGTGGCGGCAAGCAGGAGCTTAAGCTGGAAGGTCGCCGCCTGGTGGACAGCAGCCGCCAGAACATCGACTTCAGCAATGTGGACATCTCAGAGCTGAGCAGCGAGGTCATCAGCAACATGGACACCTTCGACGTCCATGAGTTTGACCAGTACCTGCCCCTCAACGGCCATTCGGCCATCACCGCTGAGCCGGGCCAGGTGGCTGCTGGCTCCTATGGGAGCGCCTCCTACTCCCATGCAGGGGCGGCCACCAGGGGGGTGTCCTCACCTTGGGCCCATAAGGGGGCCTCGTCAGCCTCAGCGTCGCCCACTGAGGCAGGCCCCCCACGGCCCCACATCAAGACAGAGCAGCTGAGCCCCAGCCACTACAGTGACCAGTTGCACGGCAACTCTCCCAGCCACGCTGACTACAGCTCCTACAGCGCGCAGGCCTGCATCACCACGGCTTCCCCCTCCGTGTCCTCTGGCTCCATCCCCGGCTCGCAGTGCGATTACACCGACCTGCAGGCCTCTGGTTACTATGGCCCGTACCCTGGCTACCCTTCCAGCCTGTACCAGTACCCCTACTTCCATTCATCCCGTCGGCCCTATGCCTCACCCCTGCTTAACGGCCTGTCCATGCCGGCTGCGCACAGTCCCACCAGTAACTGGGAGCAGCCCATGTACACCACACTGACCCGGCCCTGA